The Patescibacteria group bacterium genomic interval AACGACTACGAAAATAAAATAATTTTAGGTGATATTAACAAGCAGACGGTTGCCGAGGTTTGGGGCGGAGAAAAGCTGCGGCAATTTCGTTATTATCATCAAAAAGGAGAATTTAAGAGTATTAACATTTGTGCTGATTGTGTGTATAATTGTCATCATAAGTCGCCATGGTGGGTCGGCAAATAAACCTTTAATATGTCAAAAAGGCAAGATCGCGCTACTATTACCAGAATAAAAAAAATATCCCGGTTGATACCAGGCGGGAAAATTTTAGATATTGGTTGCCGGGAAAATTTATTACAAGATTTTTTACCAGCAGGAACGGAATACTTCGGTTTAGAAGTGAGTAGTACCAACAGCAGCCAAAACGGGGAAAAAAATAAATTTTTGCCGCAAGGAATTTGTGATGACAAGTCGAGAGAGGTTTTTGGCGATTTGAAATTTGACGCAGTAGTTTTGGCGGAAACCCTGGAACACTTATTAGAGCCTTTTCAAGCTCTGGATAATATAAAATTTTTATTGCGCGACGGCGGTCAGCTTATTGGTAGTGTGCCGAACGCCGTTGCCTGGCGTTATTTCTTTTTTTTGGAATTATTAGGTGACGGAATGAACGATTTTGTTGCGCCGAAATGGGATGGTCATGAGCACTTTTTTGCTTTTAATAAATATATTTTAAGAACGCTTTTAATGCGAGCAGGGTTTAAAAAAATAACGATCAAAGAGTGGGGAAGCTGGATTCCTGGTACAGGAATTTTTTTACCTTTCAATTTTCGCGGTTCGCATTTGATTTTCACGGCGGAAAAACAATCTTGAAGTTTTAATCAACTTAATCGTTAAAAGTATGGCACAAGTGGTTTTAATTCAGGCTTCTATGGGATTTTATGGCGATGAAGGAATAGTCGCCGACCAGACTTCTAATCCGCCGATGGGTCTTTTATATATTGCTGCTTATTTAGAAAAATACGGAGTTTCGGTCAGACTAATTGATCCTTTTCCGGAACAGCTCAATTTAGCTGATATCCTCAAAGAGATTGAATTAGAAAAACCCTTGGTTATCGGTATTTCTGCTATGACTCCGGGTATTCCTACTGCTTACAAAATGGCGCAAGCCATTCGCGGGCGGTTTGGTCCGCGACCTTTTATAGGCGTCGGAGGTATTCATACGAGCGTTGATCCGGGTTTTATTGATCGTTATCCAATTTTTGATTTTGAAGTCGTTGGGGAAGGGGAGGTAACTTTTTACGAAGTCCTTCAAACTGTTTTGGCTGGTAAAATACCGCAGAAAAAATATTTTGGTAAAATTATAGAAAATCTTGATGATTTGCCTTTTCCCGCCAGACATCTTTTGCGAGGTAGATATTTTTGTCCGCACGATGAAACAGAGGCAGATGATCCGGAAGTAACTATTATTGCTTCACGAGGCTGTCCTTTTCACTGCATTTTTTGTTCCAAGCCGGGATTTAGGGATCGTTATCGCTATCGTTCGGCAAAAAATATTGTAGACGAAATGGAAAGAGATTATAAACTATGCAACGGCAAGTTTAATTTTGTTGACGATACCATCGGAGCCAATCAGCAGAGAGCGATAGAGTTTTGCGAAGAAATAATGTCACGAAAACTAAAGGTTCAGTTTGCCGTCCAGATGAGAGCAACTGACGCCAGCGATGTTTTTTTTAAAAAATTAGCGGCATCAGGTTGTCGCGAAATATTTTTTGGTGTTGAATCCGGCAGTAATCGAGTGAGAAATGAAATAATCGAAAAAAGAGTCCCAGAGGAAAAATTATTTGAGGCGGTTAAACTTTGCCGTCGTTATGGCATGCAGTCAAATTTTTACCTGATGCTCGGATTTCCTACGGAAACAAAAAAAGATTTAGAAGATACGGTCAATATCGGCGTCAGGACCAAAGTTGATTTTATCGGTTTGCATGTTACTCAGATCATTCCCGGGTCCCGTTTGTATGATTTAGCCATCAAAGAAGGTAAGATGTCTAACGATCTGTTGGATCAATATATTCGTGGCGAGTTAGGTAATAATTTTTTTGAAGTTTTTCCAAAATATATTCCCGATGGTTTGACGATTAAAGATTTAGAGGCTGCCAGAACACTTGCTTATCGTAAATTTTTTATCAATCCTGGTTGGTGGTATCGTCGCATCAGGTCTTATTTCAAACACCCCGATCGGTTGGTTAAAGATTGGAAACAATTCAGATTAGGAATTTATGTTTTAATTCACGGGCATACTAAATCGGCAGCATCTTAGTTTCTCATTTTCTAAAACAGTTTTTTAATATGAAAAGACTTTTCCAGTCCAAACATTTTTGGCCGGTTTTGATTGTTGTTTTGGCCGGTTTGGCGGTTTTTACTTGGTTTAAGGGCGATTTGATTTTTAGTTATGGCGACGTGAGGTTCAATTTTTCTCCTCTGGAAACTTTTAAAAACTATTTTTATACTTGGAGCAGAGAAGATACCGGCTCGCCGGTAATACAGGCGATGCCGTTTATTTTTTACCAAATTTGTTTGGCTATTTGGGCAAAGATCGGTCTGCCATTATTTTTATTCCAACGGTTGGCTTATTATTTTTTGTTTGTTTCCGGCGGTTTGGGGGTCTATGTTTTGTTAACTACTGTTTTTCGCGGCGAACGACGTTATTTAATAGGGCTGTTAGCAGCTCTTTTTTATATGTTTAATATTTATGCTCTAGTTATGGTTTGGGGCATGGGTATCCAGATTATTTATTTTTATCCTTTTTTGCCATGGTTGCTAACCCTTTTTATTAGGGGGATAGAGGGTGGGAAGGTGATAATCTATTTGCTTCTTTTTTCTCTGCTCAATTTTTTAGTCGCTATTGCTTACAGTAACGCTTCTTATGTGGTTTTAGTCTGGTTGCCGATTTTTGCTTATTTTATTTTTTATTTGTTTGTTAATCGTCGTGACCGGCAAAAGGTCAGGGTCGCTTGTATTTTTACAGCTTTATTGGTGGTCGTTTGGTTATTGCTAAACCTTTATTGGTTAGTACCTTTTGTCTATGATATTTCTTCTTTTTCTTCAGCCGCTTTGAAAAATGCAGCTTATTCTCACAGTTTGGGCGAGACGGTTCGGGGTGCGAGCGTGACGGCACATTTGTCTAATGCCGTCAGACTTTTTGGCTATCAGCCTTTTGATGATAATTTTTCTTATGCGCCAGGAGATTATTTTCATTCGTATTCGCCGGTCTATAACGGCAAAATATTTTTTACTATACTTAGCTATACTATTCCGCTGCTAGCTTTGGGAAGTTTATTATTTTTATTTAAAGAAGAGAAAAAAGAAAAAAGGCGTTTAGTGTTTTTTTTGTTGTTTTCAGTTGCCGCTTTATTTTTGTATAAGGGATCGCAACCTCCGTTTGGAGGCTTATATGTTTGGGCAGTAAACAAGTTTTCTTTGTTTGGTGCTTTTCGTCATCCGATGGGGAAATTCGGCACGTTTCTTGTCTTGGGTTATGCTGTCTTGATCGGCTACACTCTCAGCGAAATTTATTTGTGGTTAAAGAAGAAAATAAATGCAACTAATGCCAAAACAGTTTTGGTTGTTATTTGTGTTTTATTGTTTGTTATTTATCAGTATCCATTTTGGCAAGGAGATGTTTTTCATGAAAAAGGACTAATTTCTCGGTCAGCTTTAGTGGGCGTTCCTGATTATTATCGAGAGGCGGCTGGCTGGCTGGCGACGCAGCCGGAAAATTTTAGAATTTATCCTGTGCCTGAGACGGGTTTTTTTGGTACCGCGTTGCGTTGGGATAACGGTTACGATGGAGCTGATCCCGCCTATCCTCTTTTATTACGATCGGTAACGCATTTGATGAATGAAAACGGAATCGAAATAAAAATTTGGGACGAAATTTCAGCCGAGACGGTTAACGAGCAAAACGCGGCATTATTGATGGGACTGCTAAATACTAAATATGCTATGGTGAGAAAAGACGTGGCGAAAGAATATTTTAATATGCCGAAAGTCACTTTTGATCTGGCCGTGAAGCATTTGGAAAAAGAAGAAATAGCCGGCTTAAAATTCGATCGGAATATTGGTCAGTTGGATTTTTATTTGTTGGAGGATAAATATTTTTATCCTCGTATCTACGTTCCGACATTTTGCGCTCTAAGCTCCGATTGGTTGCAAGCCTTGAAATTAGTCAACACTAGACTGGAAAAAGACAAGATAGCGATTTTTACTTCTACGGATCCGGAGAAAACCTTTGGTCAGATCCGTAAAGATTCAGCCTTTGATTTTAGTGCTACGGCGGTTTTGGACGGCAAAAAAGAATCATTGGAAAATCTGACGTTGAAAACGGCACCAGACATAAAATTTGAAAGAATAAACCCGACAAAATATCGAGTCGAAGTTAGTAATGCCCAAGGTAACTTTCTTTTGGTACTGTCAGATAGTTTTAATAATGAATGGAAAGCCTATTTAATACCTGATACAAAGCGGGTTAATAGTTTTTTTGGTCAGATTGCCGAAACGTGGAGTTTGCAGCCGATTGCCGATGATAAGCACTTTTGGGTTAATAAATACGCTAATGCTTGGTATGTGGAGCGACCGGAACAAAAAGAGGACTTTACCATTATTTTAGAATTTTGGCCGCAGCGCCTAGTTTATTGGAGCTTGACCGCAAGTGTCGTTGCCTGGTTGGTTTTTATTATAGTATTGATTATTGTTAGCCGAAAAAAAAGAAAGTCAATTAAAGATATTTAGAAAATTGAGAAAAATTTGGCTATCTTTACAAGAAAAGTTAATGGGAGTAGACTGTAAAAACTAAAATATGTCCAAGAAAATCTACATAATAGCCAATACCATGATAGAACCGGGCATGAGCGGCGGTAATAGAATTTTTATTGAATTAGCCAAAAATTGGGTAAAAACCGGTCATCAGGTTACGGTTTTTACCTCTCCTGTTGGTAAGCAGATTTGTCAGGCTAATGATTTGATGGGCGCTCGGTATGTCACTTGGCCGGCACAAAATTTTCGCTTTTTAGGGATTTTCGGTCAATACTTTGTCGGTGTTTTTTGGGGTTTATGGAATGCGCTAAAAAGTTGGCGCGGATTTGAAAATGTTATTGTTTGGTCAACGTCTGATTTTTGGCCGGATGCTTTATCGGGATTACTTTTTAAAATCATTAACCCCAAATGTTTCTGGATTGCTTCGGTATTTATGTTTGCTCCGAATCCTTTCAAACAGACTAAATTTTACGTCAAAGCTTTTTTACATTTTATTACCCAGAAACCAATTTATTTTCTCAGTAAAAAAATAGCGCAGATGATTTTTGTTACCAATGACGGTGACAGAGATTTTGTTGTAGGCGATGGAGTGCCGGCCGAGCGGGTAGTATCGATCCGCGGCGGCGTTAATCTTGATTATATTCAAAGTATCAGAGCCGAAGGAAAAAAATATCTTGGTATTTTTATGGGACGGGTGCATCGCCACAAAGGAATTTTAGAGCTGCTTGATGTCTGGAGAAAGGTTTGTGATGTTATGCCGCAGGCCAAGCTAGCAGTGGTAGGAGAAGGTCCACAGGAAAAAGAAGCCAAAGAAAAAGCGGAAAAATTGGGATTAAAAAATAATGTCGTATTTTTTGGTTTTGTGGATGGTGACTACAAATATATTTTGATGAAAGAAAGTCAGATGTTTTTACATTCCTCGGTCTGGGATAGCGGCGGCATGAGTGCGGCCGAAGGCATGGCTTGCGGTTTGCCGGTAGTTGGTTATGATTTGCCGGCTTTCAAAACATATTATCCTAAAGGTATGCTCAAAGCGCCGCTTGGAGATCGGGATAAATATGCCGAATTGATTATCAGTCTAGCAAACGATGTTAGTCTTTATCAAAAGATCAGCGCTAAAGCTCTAGACTGGGCAAATGGTTGGGACTGGGCGGTAAATGCTAGTCGTATTATGCAAGCGATTGATGGAATTTTAAAATAATTTTTATATGTTTAATGAACAAAAAGGTTCTAAGGCTTATCCTGAATATGATCCGACTGACGAGGACTCGGAGATTTCTCGGCTTTATAAGTTAATCAAAGAACAACCGTTGGAGCAGTCAGATGCTGCTGTGTGGTTGGAGGGCGAAGCAGACGACCGCAATGTAAAGTGTATAAGGATCGTTCAGAGTGATTATGCACCCAAGCTAGTTTTATCGGGTGGCGTTGATAAGGCGCCAACGGATATTCCATCTCAAAAAATGGCCGAGGTGTTCGTTCAATCTGGAATTAGTCGTGATCAAATCATTATAGACCCTACGTCTTTGAATACGAAGGAGCAGGCAGTAAATGTTTTGCGTTTAGTTAAAGATAATGATTGGCACAAAATAATCTTAGTAGCTAATCCATATCACCAGATTAGAGTTTTTTTGACTTTTTTGGCGGAGCTTAAAAAACAAGGTATGGACAAGATGGTTAAAATCATCAATGCCCCAGCGGATTTGAATTGGTTTAGGACCACAGCTCGAGGTCGCGATGAAGTTGATTTGTTTAACGAAGAAGAAATCCCTCGGTTGATAAAATA includes:
- a CDS encoding methyltransferase domain-containing protein, whose protein sequence is MSKRQDRATITRIKKISRLIPGGKILDIGCRENLLQDFLPAGTEYFGLEVSSTNSSQNGEKNKFLPQGICDDKSREVFGDLKFDAVVLAETLEHLLEPFQALDNIKFLLRDGGQLIGSVPNAVAWRYFFFLELLGDGMNDFVAPKWDGHEHFFAFNKYILRTLLMRAGFKKITIKEWGSWIPGTGIFLPFNFRGSHLIFTAEKQS
- a CDS encoding radical SAM protein, producing MAQVVLIQASMGFYGDEGIVADQTSNPPMGLLYIAAYLEKYGVSVRLIDPFPEQLNLADILKEIELEKPLVIGISAMTPGIPTAYKMAQAIRGRFGPRPFIGVGGIHTSVDPGFIDRYPIFDFEVVGEGEVTFYEVLQTVLAGKIPQKKYFGKIIENLDDLPFPARHLLRGRYFCPHDETEADDPEVTIIASRGCPFHCIFCSKPGFRDRYRYRSAKNIVDEMERDYKLCNGKFNFVDDTIGANQQRAIEFCEEIMSRKLKVQFAVQMRATDASDVFFKKLAASGCREIFFGVESGSNRVRNEIIEKRVPEEKLFEAVKLCRRYGMQSNFYLMLGFPTETKKDLEDTVNIGVRTKVDFIGLHVTQIIPGSRLYDLAIKEGKMSNDLLDQYIRGELGNNFFEVFPKYIPDGLTIKDLEAARTLAYRKFFINPGWWYRRIRSYFKHPDRLVKDWKQFRLGIYVLIHGHTKSAAS
- a CDS encoding alpha-(1->3)-arabinofuranosyltransferase family protein, which codes for MKRLFQSKHFWPVLIVVLAGLAVFTWFKGDLIFSYGDVRFNFSPLETFKNYFYTWSREDTGSPVIQAMPFIFYQICLAIWAKIGLPLFLFQRLAYYFLFVSGGLGVYVLLTTVFRGERRYLIGLLAALFYMFNIYALVMVWGMGIQIIYFYPFLPWLLTLFIRGIEGGKVIIYLLLFSLLNFLVAIAYSNASYVVLVWLPIFAYFIFYLFVNRRDRQKVRVACIFTALLVVVWLLLNLYWLVPFVYDISSFSSAALKNAAYSHSLGETVRGASVTAHLSNAVRLFGYQPFDDNFSYAPGDYFHSYSPVYNGKIFFTILSYTIPLLALGSLLFLFKEEKKEKRRLVFFLLFSVAALFLYKGSQPPFGGLYVWAVNKFSLFGAFRHPMGKFGTFLVLGYAVLIGYTLSEIYLWLKKKINATNAKTVLVVICVLLFVIYQYPFWQGDVFHEKGLISRSALVGVPDYYREAAGWLATQPENFRIYPVPETGFFGTALRWDNGYDGADPAYPLLLRSVTHLMNENGIEIKIWDEISAETVNEQNAALLMGLLNTKYAMVRKDVAKEYFNMPKVTFDLAVKHLEKEEIAGLKFDRNIGQLDFYLLEDKYFYPRIYVPTFCALSSDWLQALKLVNTRLEKDKIAIFTSTDPEKTFGQIRKDSAFDFSATAVLDGKKESLENLTLKTAPDIKFERINPTKYRVEVSNAQGNFLLVLSDSFNNEWKAYLIPDTKRVNSFFGQIAETWSLQPIADDKHFWVNKYANAWYVERPEQKEDFTIILEFWPQRLVYWSLTASVVAWLVFIIVLIIVSRKKRKSIKDI
- a CDS encoding glycosyltransferase family 4 protein encodes the protein MSKKIYIIANTMIEPGMSGGNRIFIELAKNWVKTGHQVTVFTSPVGKQICQANDLMGARYVTWPAQNFRFLGIFGQYFVGVFWGLWNALKSWRGFENVIVWSTSDFWPDALSGLLFKIINPKCFWIASVFMFAPNPFKQTKFYVKAFLHFITQKPIYFLSKKIAQMIFVTNDGDRDFVVGDGVPAERVVSIRGGVNLDYIQSIRAEGKKYLGIFMGRVHRHKGILELLDVWRKVCDVMPQAKLAVVGEGPQEKEAKEKAEKLGLKNNVVFFGFVDGDYKYILMKESQMFLHSSVWDSGGMSAAEGMACGLPVVGYDLPAFKTYYPKGMLKAPLGDRDKYAELIISLANDVSLYQKISAKALDWANGWDWAVNASRIMQAIDGILK
- a CDS encoding YdcF family protein produces the protein MFNEQKGSKAYPEYDPTDEDSEISRLYKLIKEQPLEQSDAAVWLEGEADDRNVKCIRIVQSDYAPKLVLSGGVDKAPTDIPSQKMAEVFVQSGISRDQIIIDPTSLNTKEQAVNVLRLVKDNDWHKIILVANPYHQIRVFLTFLAELKKQGMDKMVKIINAPADLNWFRTTARGRDEVDLFNEEEIPRLIKYGQDGVDGKKADVAKLSEGLDYIEYWNNQL